In Silene latifolia isolate original U9 population chromosome X, ASM4854445v1, whole genome shotgun sequence, the following proteins share a genomic window:
- the LOC141619837 gene encoding UTP--glucose-1-phosphate uridylyltransferase-like: protein MASPATLNPTDTDKIQNLRSAVSSLTQISENEKSGFINLVARYLSGEAEHVEWSKIKTPTDDIVVPYETLAPLPEDAAKTKELLDKLVVLKLNGGLGTTMGCTGPKSVIEVRNGLTFLDLIVLQIENLNSKYGCKVPLVLMNSFNTHDDTLKIVEKYTNANIDIHTFNQSQYPRLVLEDFLPLPCKGQTGKDGWYPPGHGDVFPAFKNSGKLDHFLSQGKEYIFIANSDNLGAIVDLKILHHLIQNKNEYCMEVTPKTLADVKGGTLISYEGKVQLLEIAQVPDEHVEEFKSIEKFKIFNTNNLWVNLNAIKRLVESDALKMEIIPNPKEVDGVKVLQLETAAGAAIKFFDNAIGINVPRSRFLPVKATSDLLLVQSDLYTVVDGFVIRNPSRANPANPTIELGPEFKKVSNFLSRFKSIPSIIELDMLKVSGDVWFGAGVTLKGKVTINAKSGDKLEIPDGAVIADKEINGAADL, encoded by the exons ATGGCGTCACCTGCAACTCTCAATCCTACCGACACCGATAAAATCCAGAACCTTCGCTCAGCTGTCTCTTCTCTCACTCAAATCAG TGAAAATGAGAAATCTGGATTCATCAACCTCGTTGCTCGTTATCTCAG TGGAGAAGCAGAGCATGTAGAGTGGAGTAAGATTAAGACGCCTACTGACGACATTGTTGTTCCTTATGAAACCCTAGCTCCTCTACCTGAAG ATGCGGCGAAGACAAAGGAGTTGTTGGATAAGCTTGTGGTGCTCAAGCTCAATGGTGGTTTGGGGACTACCATGGGTTGCACCGGCCCTAA GTCTGTCATTGAAGTCCGTAATGGCTTGACCTTTCTGGACCTAATAGTTCTGCAAATTGAG AACCTGAATTCTAAGTATGGATGCAAAGTGCCCCTGGTTCTAATGAACTCATTCAATACACATGATGATACTCTTAAG ATCGTTGAGAAATACACCAATGCTAATATTGACATCCACACATTTAATCAG AGCCAGTATCCTCGTTTGGTGCTTGAAGATTTCTTGCCACTTCCATGTAAAGGTCAAACCGGCAAGGATGGATG GTACCCGCCTGGCCATGGTGATGTGTTCCCTGCCTTCAAAAACAGCGGGAAACTTGACCATTTCTTGTCACAG GGCAAGGAGTACATTTTCATTGCCAACTCTGACAACCTGGGGGCTATAGTTGATTTGA AGATTTTACACCACTTGATCCAGAACAAGAACGAATACTGCATGGAG GTTACACCAAAAACATTAGCTGATGTCAAAGGTGGTACTCTGATTTCATATGAAGGAAAAGTTCAG CTTTTGGAAATTGCACAAGTTCCAGATGAACAT GTCGAAGAATTCAAATCCATCGAAAAGTTCAAAATTTTTAACACCAACAACCT GTGGGTGAACTTGAATGCGATCAAAAGGCTCGTGGAAAGTGATGCATTGAAGATGGAGATCATTCCAAATCCCAAG GAAGTTGATGGTGTTAAGGTTCTTCAACTTGAAACTGCTGCTGGTGCTGCAATTAAG TTCTTTGATAATGCCATTGGCATCAATGTCCCACGATCACGATTTCTTCCAGTGAAGGCAACGTCAGACTTGCTCCTTGTCCAG TCTGATTTATACACCGTGGTCGATGGCTTTGTGATAAGAAACCCATCAAGAGCAAATCCTGCTAACCCAACCATTGAATTGGGCCCAGAATTCAAAAAG GTCAGCAACTTCTTGAGCCGTTTCAAGTCTATTCCCAGTATCATTGAGTTAGATATGTTGAAGGTCTCTGGAGATGTATGGTTTGGCGCCGGAGTAACTCTCAAG GGCAAAGTAACAATCAATGCCAAATCAGGAGACAAGTTGGAAATTCCCGATGGTGCTGTTATTGCAGACAAG GAAATCAATGGAGCTGCAGATCTTTAA